In the Orcinus orca chromosome 19, mOrcOrc1.1, whole genome shotgun sequence genome, TGAGCCTAGAATACTACATTTGGGCGCATAATTATGGCTCTTAAAAATTTATCACTTtggttatcttttatttatttttatgcattctTCTGATATTCTTATCTGCGCCCAGGCTTTATGCAAATTAGCACTTAGGTTGACTTTTAGCACTCAGTTAACATAAGGGACTCCTGCTCTAACGGTTTGAAGTGTGGGTCGAGTATACTCTTCTTGTTTCTTTCAGAATGTCTCTACCTTCTTAGACATTCTGGAATACCATTCTAGAAGGTGAATTCCAagtacagtgatttttttttccccctagtccATTATAGTTAATCTTATTAGTTGGATCaaacatcaaaaggaaaaaaagcacaaccAGGAATTTTGGCTCTCAGTGTGCTGTGAGACTATTAATGTTTAGCCCTTGGACTCTATACTAAGAGCTTAACTGAAATTTCTGAATCGGTATCCCTGCCTAGGACAAAGTTTTTCAATAATGTGTTGGAAATCTGCTTTAAAACCATTTAATTTAGGCCGGGGTAGGGATGGGAGACTgcaagtctatttcttttttctttttttttttttttttttttgcgatacgcgggcctctcactgttgtggcctcccccactgcagagcacagactccagacgcgcaggcccagcggccatggctcacgggcacagccgctccgcggcatgtgggaccttcccggaccggggcacgaacccgtgtcccctgcgtcggcaggcggactctcaaccactgcgccaccagggaagccctgcaagtcTATTTCTATATGAGGATATATTATCCTACCCCACctctactgttttcttaatttccatttatttgtagttattttaataaaagctaTTTGGATTCTGAGAAGTGCTAAGTAGTTGTGAGAGGTCTATGCAAGTAAGACAGGAAAGCTCATTGAATGAAGTTCTCATTTCTCTCTGATAGACTGTGCTAGCAAACTGCCTTTTCTTGGTGCTGTTGAAATAATTTAGTAGCTCACTAAGGTGCCAGTTTCTCTCCAGAAGGGTGTAAGGTTTttgattgccttttttttttttgtctcagagTTGTCTTCTGAGACAGTCATTACCAAGTTATTTGTAGGGTTATCTTTTTTTCACATGATGTGGCGGAAGTCATAACTCATAAGATTTAGGTCGAATCTGGTTTTGAAAACGTGATTGAAACTGTTGTTTTTTAACTCGGCAGGCAGCCGAGGCCATGGCTGGAAAGAGAGGGTAAGTCCTTCCTTCCTTGCATGACGATGTGTGCAGGGTTCCTGACTACTGAATTCCTAATTTTCATATTTGAATTCACATGTGTGATTTCACATCAGTAACTTGTGTTTCTGAAATATCCTAACTAACTtgttaataaggaaagaaaccaGATTTGCTTAAATCTGTTCAAGGCTGACATTCTGAAATTCTAAACTGGAAGTAACTTCCTGCAGTATTTGGAAAGGTTCTGATTATGATGACCAGCCTAAAGTGGCTCTTTGGGAaagaaatttcctttttgatgaaACCTTAAAGATTGTGTTTGATAACTTAAGAAGTTAAAAATGCAGCTTTAAAAAGACAGCTTAATATGTATTCAAGCAAaccttttttgcttttgtttttgttttgtagaaggaaaagagaggaattgATTATACCAAAAAGTAATAACTATATGAGTGAGGCTGCTTGTATCTTAGAATGGATATCCTTTAACTATACCTACCCCACcacggtttaaaaaaaaaaaatcagtgtatatATTGAGAATGTCAGTCATGAGCTTAGTGTTTAAGTAATACATCTCACTTGCAGTTGTTTGCATGATTAGTCTTGTGTATCTTGATACCCAACTTTGCTTTTGCTGTGCCAATTCAAAACTACtttgctaaaaaaacaaaaaaaaaaccctcaaaattcaTTGACATCAGTTTTGTCTTGATTACTTGATTTTGTATTGTATTTCTGGGaccaaaaaaattttgaaatctttttttatgTAGGACAGAAGTTTGAAGAGATAGAAAGATAGTGTTTATGGCAGATTTCTGTTCTTCTGTATATTAAACTCCTCAGGCTGCTGGTAAGGCAGTTTCTAGGGcacactttttttcctctttatgttTCTTGCTAGTGTAGACGTGGTATGTGTAAATACTTCATTCTCTGCTTCATAATTCTAATATGAACACTATACTATTGGTAGACACATAAGCTGAATTGTATATTTTAGTTACTTGGCCTAATCGAGCATAACCAAAGGGAGGTTTTTTTTGTACTTGCCTCAAACTAAGTGTATCGGCCACATTTCACGTCTTTTCCAAATATGTAGAATTGTGAAGCAAGTTCTCTGCCTACACTAGAAACATAGGGTGTGTATAGGTTGTCATTTAAGTGTAGAAGATTTGGAGAAACAATTCAGTCTCTCCTTTTTTAAACTGTTAAACATTCTGTCACAGTTCATCACTCCAGTTTGTTACGTTCTTGAGAAtagtccatttttgtttttgttataatGCTTACTATTATAATATGTTTTGGTCATTGGAAACAAAACAGCTCATAGTCGTGATGTAATACAATAACAATAACAGAATCGTCATTTTGCTTCAAGGAATTTAATTAGATAGCAAATAACCACTCTTTGTTGATTACCTTTGTAGGGCTTTTGTCTTACTCTCCATGACCATTACTGGAAATGTCTGACAGTGAAGCACATACAGTAGGGCACTTGTTAACTTAATCCTCCTGCATAATGCCCTCCTGAAAAGTAGTGCTTGCTACATGGTTGAAGATCTTATGATCCATGTGCTGGGGctctttgagttatttgtaaaacaaatatttagttCCAGTTGATATAGTGAGTTTTCTGGGCTGACAGTATCAAGCCCCTATCTACTGCAAGTATAATCTTGACTGCCCCCACCTTAAGTCAGAGGAGATATAGAATTTAGGACGCTTTGAGACATTACATTGTAAAATAGCTTGTTTTATGTTCCTAAGCTATCTTGGTCTGTGTTATAGCTACTAATCATCTCAATgtaagttttaaataaatgtatttctttagaGCTGATTTGCactgtgatttttcctttttaactctgCACCATTGAATATAATTGCTTTCTTCCTCCCCTCTTATTCCCTTCAGTCATGCAACCCTTGGCTCCCTTAAGTTGAACATTTTCCAATACTCTTACAAGTTTAAACActgcatttatttaaaagaaaattcttattGCTTGCTTAGACTTTTTATTAGCTAAGTGAAGAGGCTCATACAGGTAGGGTACTTGTCGAGGCGGAATGCCTTACTTCATCGCGCAGTGCTAATCCTGTGAAGTTGCCTCGTCTAGCTGCGTATTCCTCAACGTTGGCCAGCCCTGGTACCACACAGCAGCTCAGAGCACTGCGGTATATACTCATGTCATGAGCATCATACCACTCTTCAGTCTTTTCATCATAGCACTCAACATTAAAGGTGGTGGTAAAGCCATTAAAGCCACCCACCACAAACAAGAGGTCGTCTACCACCCCAATACCAAAATTGCTACGAGGAGTAAACATAGTGGGGATTGTGCGCCAGATATTAGCCACTGGGCTGTAGACTTCTGCACTCCTAAGTCGATTAGCTCCATCAAAGCCGCCTACCTGTGGACAGCAGAGGAAACACAGCTGGCTGTTAACCATCGCTTCTGTTTGCTGAGGATGCCCTCtttgggggtggcgggggggaccAGTGATTTCATACCTCCCTCTTCCACTATCTTCCATGGAAAGAAGCTTTCAGATTCTTCCCAGTGGTAGTGTAAACCTATTTGCTAATAGGAAATGTAGGGCTATAATTTTTGTTGTACAAAAGGAACTCACCGCATATACGTGTTCTCCATAAGCAGTTACGCCTATTCCACTCCTCCTGCTTCTCATGGGTGCTATGACTGTCCACTGATTACTCTCAGCGTTGTACACTTCTGCCGTTGACAGGCATTCATTTCCGTTAAACCCACCACATATGTAGACCTGTGTGAAGAGAGTTCCAAGATTATTAAAACTGGGGAGTAGAAAGAAAGGGTGTGTATATGGTGGTGGCTGGGGCAGGGGACACTTCTGATGCCAGTCTTCAGTCTGAGTTTCTTTTTTCCACATGTGCACGCATTgctttttaataagtaaaatcagaaaagatAGTCATTTGATGAAGGAGTTAGTATTGCAAAGTGAACACTGCCACTTCTGTTTTCCATCCATTATTTCCAGGCCTGTTTGCTTTCACATCTCCTAACCCCCCCTTCCCCTGGGGTCTTACCTTTCCATGGAGTGTTGTGGCACTCGCATCACTCCTCTGTTCATGCATGGGGGCAATGAGTGTCCATTGGTTGGTCTCTGGCTCATAACGTTCAGCAGTGTTGAGACGCACATAGCCATCAAATCCTCCCATGGCATAAATAAAATTACCGAGGACTGTCACGCTGACATAGCAACGCTTGGAGTGCATCGGGGATACCTGGTGCCACGTTTTCTTGACTGGGTTAAAACGCTTGACACTATTGAAATAGTCTATACTATCGAACCCCCCAATGATATAAACATAGCCTTTCAAATAAGCTGTCCCGTGGTAGGCACGAGGACTCTCTTCCTCACAAGTGACATTCAGCCATCTGTCTGCCCGAGCATCATATGCCTCAATGGTATTGGTGGGGCTCCCACCACTCCAGCCACCAATTGCAAATAGGATGGCGTAGGGCAGGCGGGGCCTGGTGAGTGGGTTGGTGAAGTCAGAATTAGAAGATCCGTTCATGTTTAGGTCATACATGGCCTTCAGTGCATTAATGATGACTGGCTTGCATTCCTCGCTGTCTTTGATATAGTCATTCATCTTAACATTGGTCATGAAGTATTCAGCATGCATTAGACCCAGGCGAACCTaagaaggaaatagagaaagtcATTCAGACTAGGTGTGGTGTCTGGAAAACCCATGTCCTTAAGCCCGCAGTTTTACAGTCTTCTCCGAATGCAGTAggatcatgttttgttttgtttttgtaatttacaGCTCACAgtttaaatatttgtgttttggAGGTGGTATACATTGGATGCTGAGAATGAGCGAGATAGAAGCCACCTCAAGTGGTCACAGAGCTAGTCCATTCCTTGGCCCCTGGACAGGACTATTAGACCAGAAAAAGCTGTGGTCATTATTCAGTAATTGGATATCTATGTCTCTATATGTAAAATAACATGAATTAGCACCAAATGGCTACAATTGAGTGCAATGCTCATGATCTGGTTTCTTGTCCAACTCCTGTTTTGGTTGGGGAAACTCACAGAAGGAAAGGGGTGAGAGGAAGACCCTTTAGAATTCTTTTGAAGGcctgccctctccttcccccactaCCAGGGAGAATCTTGGTCAAAGAGAATATAACTGGAGCAGAAGGAACTAGCAATGTCAAGCGCAAAGAAAATTGCAAAATTCCAGAGAATAGCAGGGGATGCCTTCTGTAGAGgtacatatataagtatatgtaaGTATAACTACAGCCTTGGAATCTGTCAAACATCTGAGTATGGCTCTTGGGACAATCCCTCTGGGATAAATGAATCAAAAGTGAGCAAttaagggaattctctggcagtccagtggttaggactccgagcttccactgcaggggcatgggttcgatccctggttgtggaattaagatcccacaaaccatgtggcacaggcaaaaaaaaaaaaaaaaaaaaaagcaattaagcATCCCACAAAAGAATAACTAAACGACCTTGGGAAGCAAGACTGAAATATGCTGCTTCCTATTTTGGGGGTCATAAGAAGTCCATTTTACAATGGCCTCAAATACAGCATCTTCTTGTTTGACGTTGAGTTCATCTTTCTCAATGATATCCTTAAGTTCAGTGACTGAGAGCTCTAAAAACTCTTCTGAGACTTTCACCATCTCCTCAAAGTTGTGCAGTATGAACGTGTAGGTCTTCCGCCTCAGCTCAGGGCAGTAGATGTAGTCTGTGAACTTGCAGATGCCGATACAATTATCCAAACACAGCTCCGACTCGAGGAACTCACAGCAAGCCCTGACAATACCCATGATGTTAAATTGGTCTGCAGCAACCAGCAGGTTCTCCATGTTGTCTGGTGTGATGGGGACGGTCCGGGTGTACGCATATTCGATAATTAGCTTCATCATGTTGGGGGTAATGCCAGGGATGTTGTATACCTTCTTTTCAATGTTGTTCCAGCCGCTTGTAAACAAAGctctggaagaaagaaagaaactagcaGTCACTGAAATACTTCTCTCTAGTTTGTCATGTTCCCTACCCCCGCcaccttctcttgttgtgggacATTTGGACATTTTCCAAATAGTGTGCACAATAAGTAAATTGGAAATAAATTGGCGTGAGGAAGCGGGGGGAGGAGGGTAGGTTTTATACAGTGGTCAAGAGAACCTTTCCAAGAACTTTGACTTTGGTCACTTTTATTCCTATCTTCATGATAAGTAGGCTTTTTCCCATTTTGTGGATGGAGAAACTGGTATCTACAGCTGGGAGTAAGACCGAGGTCTTTTTCTGTCTCAGCCCATTGCCCACCAAATTCTATCTTAATTAAGGAAATTAAACTTGAGCAAATACACTTTTAAAACAAGTAttattgggcttctctggtggctcagtggttgagagtccgcctgccgactggggggacacgggttcgtaccccggtctgggaagatcccacatgccgccgagtggctgggcccgtgagccatggccactgagcctgcgcgtccggagcctgtgctctgcaacgggagaggccgcaacagtgagaggcccacgtaccgcaaaaaagacacaaaaaaaaCCAAGTATTAT is a window encoding:
- the KLHL10 gene encoding kelch-like protein 10 isoform X1, with the protein product MEMESTAASTGFHQPHMERKMSAMTCEIFNELRLEGKLCDVVIKVNGFEFNAHKNILCSCSSYFRALFTSGWNNIEKKVYNIPGITPNMMKLIIEYAYTRTVPITPDNMENLLVAADQFNIMGIVRACCEFLESELCLDNCIGICKFTDYIYCPELRRKTYTFILHNFEEMVKVSEEFLELSVTELKDIIEKDELNVKQEDAVFEAIVKWTSYDPQNRKQHISVLLPKVRLGLMHAEYFMTNVKMNDYIKDSEECKPVIINALKAMYDLNMNGSSNSDFTNPLTRPRLPYAILFAIGGWSGGSPTNTIEAYDARADRWLNVTCEEESPRAYHGTAYLKGYVYIIGGFDSIDYFNSVKRFNPVKKTWHQVSPMHSKRCYVSVTVLGNFIYAMGGFDGYVRLNTAERYEPETNQWTLIAPMHEQRSDASATTLHGKVYICGGFNGNECLSTAEVYNAESNQWTVIAPMRSRRSGIGVTAYGEHVYAVGGFDGANRLRSAEVYSPVANIWRTIPTMFTPRSNFGIGVVDDLLFVVGGFNGFTTTFNVECYDEKTEEWYDAHDMSIYRSALSCCVVPGLANVEEYAARRGNFTGLALRDEVRHSASTSTLPV
- the KLHL10 gene encoding kelch-like protein 10 isoform X3 — its product is MMKLIIEYAYTRTVPITPDNMENLLVAADQFNIMGIVRACCEFLESELCLDNCIGICKFTDYIYCPELRRKTYTFILHNFEEMVKVSEEFLELSVTELKDIIEKDELNVKQEDAVFEAIVKWTSYDPQNRKQHISVLLPKVRLGLMHAEYFMTNVKMNDYIKDSEECKPVIINALKAMYDLNMNGSSNSDFTNPLTRPRLPYAILFAIGGWSGGSPTNTIEAYDARADRWLNVTCEEESPRAYHGTAYLKGYVYIIGGFDSIDYFNSVKRFNPVKKTWHQVSPMHSKRCYVSVTVLGNFIYAMGGFDGYVRLNTAERYEPETNQWTLIAPMHEQRSDASATTLHGKVYICGGFNGNECLSTAEVYNAESNQWTVIAPMRSRRSGIGVTAYGEHVYAVGGFDGANRLRSAEVYSPVANIWRTIPTMFTPRSNFGIGVVDDLLFVVGGFNGFTTTFNVECYDEKTEEWYDAHDMSIYRSALSCCVVPGLANVEEYAARRGNFTGLALRDEVRHSASTSTLPV
- the KLHL10 gene encoding kelch-like protein 10 isoform X2, encoding MEMESTAASTGFHQPHMERKMSAMTCEIFNELRLEGKLCDVVIKVNGFEFNAHKNILCSCSSYFRALFTSGWNNIEKKVYNIPGITPNMMKLIIEYAYTRTVPITPDNMENLLVAADQFNIMGIVRACCEFLESELCLDNCIGICKFTDYIYCPELRRKTYTFILHNFEEMVKVSEEFLELSVTELKDIIEKDELNVKQEDAVFEAIVKWTSYDPQNRKQHISVLLPKVRLGLMHAEYFMTNVKMNDYIKDSEECKPVIINALKAMYDLNMNGSSNSDFTNPLTRPRLPYAILFAIGGWSGGSPTNTIEAYDARADRWLNVTCEEESPRAYHGTAYLKGYVYIIGGFDSIDYFNSVKRFNPVKKTWHQVSPMHSKRCYVSVTVLGNFIYAMGGFDGYVRLNTAERYEPETNQWTLIAPMHEQRSDASATTLHGKVYICGGFNGNECLSTAEVYNAESNQWTVIAPMRSRRSGIGVTAYGEHVYAAALMELIDLGVQKSTAQWLISGAQSPLCLLLVAILVLGW